In a single window of the Arcobacter sp. CECT 8986 genome:
- a CDS encoding response regulator transcription factor — MVDYVLLEEYCKNISILFVEDDNNIRKEMKDLLKELFFEDDIVIANDGEEGFLKYQEYSKLNNKTFDIVLTDVKMPKMDGLELIKKVYENNPNQIIVVLSGESETHHLISFVNLGISHFLEKPLNYDEFIELIYELTSKIHKQNSLNEKINFEEIKISENLIWSITTKQLLKDGHSIKLTKKETLLIELLLKTPEKAHSVEEIIPILWEDSFDKEVDIKNLKNIVSRLRKKIPELNIENIYSLGYKINIL; from the coding sequence ATGGTTGATTATGTTTTATTAGAAGAGTATTGCAAAAATATATCTATACTTTTTGTCGAAGATGATAATAATATTAGAAAAGAGATGAAAGATTTACTAAAAGAGCTATTTTTTGAAGATGATATAGTAATTGCAAATGATGGAGAAGAAGGATTTTTAAAATATCAAGAGTATTCTAAGTTAAATAATAAAACATTTGATATTGTATTAACAGACGTAAAAATGCCTAAAATGGATGGACTTGAGCTTATTAAAAAAGTTTATGAAAATAATCCAAATCAAATTATAGTTGTTTTATCTGGTGAAAGTGAAACTCATCATCTTATATCTTTTGTAAATTTAGGAATCTCACATTTTTTAGAAAAACCATTAAATTATGATGAATTTATAGAGTTAATCTATGAATTAACAAGTAAAATTCACAAACAAAACAGTTTAAATGAAAAAATTAATTTTGAAGAGATAAAAATAAGTGAAAATCTAATATGGAGTATTACAACAAAACAATTATTAAAAGATGGACACTCAATAAAACTTACAAAAAAAGAGACTTTACTAATAGAACTATTACTTAAAACCCCAGAAAAAGCTCATTCTGTTGAAGAAATCATTCCTATTTTGTGGGAAGATAGTTTTGATAAAGAAGTGGATATAAAAAATTTAAAAAACATAGTTTCAAGACTAAGAAAGAAAATTCCAGAGTTAAATATTGAAAATATTTATAGTTTAGGATATAAAATAAATATTTTATAA
- a CDS encoding response regulator transcription factor codes for MQNTINLELMKNLTVLYVEDEENIRENLECCFSSMFKKCITAKDGREGINKFMQFQNKIDVIITDLNMPHIDGINMIKKIKSINPKIACIITTAYSDKQYLIDSINYGVNHYILKPFKIEALFKEVEKSYLSTHYVNKLKEQNEQIEALARVFNSTKEDLKKENDKELNTKLTLFSEIIQLLDRR; via the coding sequence ATGCAAAATACAATAAATTTAGAATTAATGAAAAATTTAACAGTTTTATATGTTGAAGATGAAGAAAATATTAGAGAAAATTTAGAATGTTGCTTTTCTTCAATGTTTAAAAAGTGTATTACTGCAAAAGACGGAAGAGAAGGCATAAATAAATTTATGCAATTTCAAAATAAAATTGATGTTATAATAACTGATTTAAATATGCCACATATTGATGGTATAAATATGATAAAAAAAATAAAATCAATAAATCCAAAAATTGCATGCATAATTACAACTGCATATAGTGATAAACAATATTTAATTGATTCAATTAATTATGGAGTAAATCATTATATATTGAAACCTTTTAAAATTGAAGCACTATTTAAAGAGGTTGAAAAATCATATTTATCAACTCACTATGTAAATAAACTAAAAGAACAAAACGAACAAATAGAAGCTCTTGCAAGAGTATTTAACAGTACAAAAGAGGATTTAAAAAAAGAGAATGATAAAGAGTTAAATACAAAATTAACTCTATTTAGTGAAATAATACAACTTTTAGATAGAAGATGA
- a CDS encoding PAS domain-containing protein, which yields MANEKETVLDEYAFLVSETDKKGIITFANDDFCRIAEFKLDELIGKPHNIVRHPSMPKKAFKDLWETVKKGEIWTGYVKNATKSGGFYWVFATVYPFESCDGSQGYLSCRRRASQEEITQVEELYKKWNAQEK from the coding sequence ATGGCAAATGAAAAAGAAACAGTATTAGATGAATATGCATTTTTAGTAAGTGAAACAGATAAAAAAGGAATTATTACTTTTGCAAATGATGACTTTTGTAGAATTGCAGAATTTAAACTTGATGAATTAATTGGAAAACCACATAATATTGTAAGACACCCAAGTATGCCTAAAAAAGCATTTAAAGATTTATGGGAAACAGTTAAAAAAGGCGAAATTTGGACAGGTTATGTAAAAAATGCTACTAAATCTGGTGGATTTTACTGGGTATTTGCTACTGTTTACCCTTTTGAGAGTTGTGATGGTTCTCAAGGTTATTTATCTTGTAGAAGAAGAGCTTCACAAGAAGAGATAACTCAAGTGGAAGAACTTTATAAAAAATGGAATGCTCAAGAGAAGTAA
- a CDS encoding gamma carbonic anhydrase family protein — protein MILKFKEFYPQIDKKAWIAPSADLIGNIEIGEDSSVWFGCVLRADINKIKIGKKSNIQDLSMIHTDVDTQTIIGDNVTIGHKVMLHGCTIKNNCLIGMSATILDNAVIGEGSIVGANSLVTQGKEFPPNSLIMGSPAKVVRQLTSEDVEKLINHAAHYVEYKNDYC, from the coding sequence ATGATTTTAAAATTTAAAGAGTTTTATCCCCAAATTGATAAAAAAGCATGGATTGCGCCAAGTGCTGATTTGATTGGAAATATTGAAATTGGTGAAGATTCATCAGTTTGGTTTGGTTGTGTACTAAGAGCAGATATAAATAAAATAAAAATAGGTAAAAAAAGTAATATACAAGATTTATCTATGATTCATACAGATGTTGACACACAAACAATAATTGGAGATAATGTAACAATTGGTCATAAAGTAATGTTACATGGATGTACAATTAAAAACAACTGTTTAATTGGAATGAGTGCAACAATATTAGATAATGCAGTAATAGGTGAAGGCTCAATAGTTGGTGCAAACTCTTTGGTAACACAAGGAAAAGAGTTCCCTCCTAATAGTTTAATTATGGGAAGTCCTGCTAAAGTTGTTAGACAACTAACATCAGAAGATGTAGAGAAGCTAATCAATCATGCAGCACATTATGTCGAATACAAAAATGATTATTGCTAA
- a CDS encoding uracil-DNA glycosylase: MSEKIICQKCQYYYVTWENNNPHGCKAYGFKSKIIPANVVKKSSGKECNFYNPKQR, from the coding sequence ATGAGTGAAAAAATTATATGTCAAAAGTGTCAGTATTATTATGTTACGTGGGAAAATAACAACCCACATGGTTGCAAGGCTTATGGCTTTAAGTCAAAAATAATTCCTGCAAATGTTGTTAAAAAATCTAGTGGGAAAGAGTGTAACTTTTATAATCCAAAACAAAGATAA
- the recR gene encoding recombination mediator RecR encodes MKKGLEKFYELVEAFESLPTIGKKSALRLAYHIVMNDNYCGVKLAHSIENAIKNINKCTKCGSMSEHEICEFCLDDTRNQKMLCIVQSAKDIFVIEESKQFDGLYFVIEELDEHSIDRLMDLVNENRVTDILFAITPSISNDAFILFIEDKLKHFEINFMKIAQGVPTGVSLENVDLISLSKAIESKVVI; translated from the coding sequence ATGAAAAAAGGATTAGAAAAATTTTATGAATTAGTCGAAGCATTTGAGTCTTTACCAACTATTGGTAAAAAATCAGCTTTAAGACTGGCTTACCATATTGTAATGAATGATAATTACTGTGGTGTAAAGTTAGCACATAGTATTGAAAATGCTATTAAAAATATAAATAAATGTACAAAATGTGGTTCAATGAGTGAACATGAAATTTGTGAATTTTGTTTAGATGATACAAGAAATCAAAAAATGCTTTGTATTGTACAAAGTGCAAAAGATATCTTTGTAATAGAAGAATCAAAACAGTTTGATGGATTATATTTTGTAATAGAAGAACTTGATGAGCATAGTATTGATAGATTAATGGATTTAGTAAATGAAAATAGGGTGACTGATATTTTATTTGCAATTACACCATCAATTTCAAATGATGCTTTTATTTTGTTTATTGAAGATAAGTTAAAACATTTTGAAATTAATTTTATGAAGATTGCACAAGGTGTTCCAACAGGGGTTAGTTTAGAAAATGTAGATTTAATATCTTTATCTAAAGCAATAGAGAGTAAGGTAGTTATTTAA
- the trpB gene encoding tryptophan synthase subunit beta, protein MKKPYLDSYPNKEGFFGEFGGSYIPEELIKPFEEIKNAYEEIKSTPKFIEELKYVRKHYQGRPTPISFAKNLSNFCGGAKIYLKREDLNHTGAHKLNHCMAEVILAKHLGKKKVIAETGAGQHGVALATAAAYFNLECEIHMGEVDIKKEYPNVVRMKILGAKVVPATHGLKTLKEAVDSAFEAYLKDTENSIYCIGSVVGPHPFPMMIRDFQSIISIEAKEQFFELECKLPDNIVACVGGGSNAIGIFSSFIDEENVDLYGVEPMGKGEKIGEHSASLTYGEEGIMHGFNSIMLKDEKGEPAAVHSVASGIDYPSVGPEHAFLKTKNRTKVGLCTDEEAIDAFYKLSQLEGIIPALESAHAVAYAMKLAKTLPKEKTILVNLSGRGDKDIDYVVENYPL, encoded by the coding sequence ATGAAAAAACCATACTTAGATTCATACCCAAATAAAGAAGGATTTTTTGGAGAATTTGGTGGTTCTTATATCCCAGAAGAACTAATAAAACCATTTGAAGAGATAAAAAATGCATACGAAGAGATAAAATCTACTCCTAAATTTATTGAAGAGTTAAAATATGTAAGAAAACATTATCAAGGTAGACCAACTCCAATAAGTTTTGCAAAAAATCTATCAAACTTTTGTGGTGGTGCAAAAATATATTTAAAAAGAGAAGATTTAAATCATACTGGCGCGCACAAATTAAATCATTGTATGGCAGAAGTAATATTAGCAAAACATTTAGGTAAGAAAAAAGTAATTGCTGAAACAGGAGCAGGACAACATGGAGTTGCATTAGCTACTGCTGCTGCATATTTCAATTTAGAATGTGAAATTCATATGGGTGAAGTTGATATAAAAAAAGAGTACCCAAATGTAGTTAGAATGAAAATTCTAGGTGCAAAAGTAGTTCCTGCAACTCATGGATTAAAAACTCTAAAAGAAGCAGTTGATAGTGCATTTGAAGCTTACTTAAAAGATACAGAAAACTCAATATATTGTATTGGTTCAGTAGTTGGTCCTCACCCTTTTCCAATGATGATTAGAGATTTTCAAAGTATTATTAGTATAGAAGCAAAAGAGCAATTTTTTGAATTAGAGTGTAAATTACCTGATAATATTGTTGCTTGTGTTGGTGGAGGAAGTAATGCTATTGGGATTTTCTCTTCTTTTATTGATGAAGAAAATGTTGATTTATATGGGGTTGAGCCTATGGGAAAAGGTGAAAAAATAGGTGAACATTCTGCATCATTGACATATGGAGAAGAAGGGATAATGCATGGATTTAACTCAATAATGTTAAAAGATGAAAAAGGTGAACCAGCAGCTGTACATTCAGTTGCAAGTGGAATTGACTATCCATCAGTTGGTCCAGAACATGCTTTTTTGAAAACTAAAAATAGAACAAAAGTTGGTTTATGCACAGATGAAGAAGCAATTGATGCTTTTTATAAATTATCACAACTTGAAGGAATTATACCTGCATTAGAATCAGCTCATGCAGTTGCTTATGCAATGAAACTTGCAAAAACTCTTCCAAAAGAGAAAACAATTTTAGTAAATCTTAGTGGAAGAGGAGATAAAGATATAGATTACGTAGTAGAGAACTACCCTCTTTGA
- a CDS encoding MBL fold metallo-hydrolase, with amino-acid sequence MQIKKQPMGDYQTNCYIVTIDNKDLIIDPGVNATQWVKQNVTNPIAILNTHGHFDHVWSNAEVSKDLDIKIYCPKDDEFMLSRDPYNLGMKPSKADVLVEHDEEFDFDGIKVKFHFFPGHTPGCSAIEIEDNLFTGDFIFKNSIGRCDFPFSNPKDMKDSINRVLTWDKNFRIYPGHGAHTTLFQEKESLKAWLNYL; translated from the coding sequence ATGCAAATAAAAAAACAACCAATGGGTGATTATCAAACTAACTGTTATATTGTCACTATTGATAACAAAGATTTAATTATTGATCCTGGAGTAAATGCAACACAATGGGTAAAACAAAATGTTACTAATCCTATTGCAATTTTAAATACACATGGACATTTTGACCATGTTTGGTCAAATGCAGAAGTTAGTAAAGATTTAGATATTAAAATTTATTGTCCAAAAGATGATGAATTTATGCTAAGTAGAGACCCATATAATTTAGGTATGAAACCTTCAAAAGCTGATGTTTTAGTAGAACATGACGAAGAGTTCGATTTTGATGGAATAAAAGTTAAATTTCATTTTTTCCCTGGTCATACTCCAGGTTGCTCAGCAATTGAGATAGAAGATAACTTATTTACAGGGGATTTTATTTTCAAAAACTCTATTGGAAGATGTGATTTTCCTTTTTCTAATCCAAAAGATATGAAAGATAGTATAAATAGAGTTCTAACTTGGGATAAAAACTTTAGAATATATCCAGGTCATGGTGCACACACTACACTTTTTCAAGAAAAAGAGTCTTTAAAGGCTTGGTTAAATTATTTATAA
- a CDS encoding ferritin-like domain-containing protein — translation MNYFKDLEAILLEENPKNKFNLFEKFYKNFKVSTIDFSDNYTLQNITVPSYHNFLKIVPPNEAKPRKYVNTKEGKVSLLHTVAHIEYGAIDLALDAALRFKNLPREYYEDWLEVAEDEIRHFLMIEKLLNELGVEYGELNVHTNLFEAMKLTPDLLSRMAVVPRYLEANGLEQNPKIMEKLKSNPDKFNEKILKALNIILEEEITHVTKGDKWFKYECEKQNLEPESTYLKILEKVYPGSTNKKYPINFEARKQAGFSCNELKFLSKQDSCN, via the coding sequence ATGAATTATTTCAAAGATTTAGAAGCTATCTTACTAGAAGAAAACCCTAAAAATAAATTTAACTTATTTGAAAAATTTTACAAAAACTTTAAAGTGTCAACAATTGACTTTAGTGACAACTATACACTACAAAATATAACAGTACCATCATACCATAACTTTTTGAAAATTGTCCCTCCAAATGAAGCCAAACCTAGAAAATATGTAAATACAAAAGAGGGAAAAGTATCATTACTCCATACAGTTGCACATATTGAGTATGGTGCGATTGATTTAGCTTTAGATGCAGCTTTAAGATTCAAAAATTTACCAAGAGAGTATTATGAAGATTGGCTAGAAGTTGCTGAAGATGAAATAAGACACTTTTTGATGATTGAAAAGCTTCTAAATGAATTAGGAGTAGAGTATGGAGAGTTAAATGTACATACAAACTTATTTGAAGCTATGAAACTAACACCTGATTTATTAAGTAGAATGGCAGTTGTTCCAAGATATTTAGAAGCAAATGGTTTAGAGCAAAATCCAAAAATTATGGAAAAACTAAAATCAAACCCAGATAAGTTTAATGAAAAAATATTAAAAGCTTTAAATATTATATTGGAAGAAGAGATAACTCATGTAACAAAAGGGGATAAGTGGTTTAAATATGAGTGTGAAAAACAAAATTTAGAGCCTGAAAGTACATATCTAAAAATATTAGAAAAAGTATATCCAGGAAGTACAAATAAAAAATATCCAATCAATTTTGAAGCAAGAAAACAAGCAGGATTTTCTTGTAATGAATTGAAATTTCTATCAAAGCAAGATAGTTGTAATTAG
- a CDS encoding dUTP diphosphatase, translating into MLYKDLKIVTKSLGFLTIEDFAKYIGVTPKEILQWEQKEEVPYTISLIIHLLKGEKPLPNNSTLDNLVEECLPLATLLEEASSFPHKLEEMFLLQKELNDSTNGKNWELGINKFEKEINWLRCIHMEVAELIDSAPWKHWKNINAEPDMNNVHVELVDIWHFLMSYILQETNVPKAVSLVNTHCIYEANEEVDVKAMIKEAEKLSYIALAIQTNNMPSFSGIERFIDQFFRCCKISGLSFTWLQKLYIGKNCLNKFRQDNGYKEGTYIKEWDGKEDNVIMINILKQTENVSFKDLYQKLDDAYKSL; encoded by the coding sequence TTGTTATACAAAGATTTAAAAATAGTTACAAAATCATTAGGTTTTTTAACAATTGAAGATTTTGCAAAATATATAGGTGTTACACCTAAAGAGATTTTACAATGGGAACAAAAAGAGGAAGTTCCTTATACAATTTCATTGATTATACATCTTTTAAAAGGTGAAAAGCCTTTACCAAATAATAGTACTTTAGATAATTTAGTTGAAGAGTGTTTACCTCTTGCAACTTTATTGGAAGAGGCTTCATCATTTCCACATAAATTAGAAGAGATGTTTTTATTACAAAAAGAGTTAAATGATTCTACAAATGGTAAAAATTGGGAATTAGGAATTAATAAGTTTGAAAAAGAGATAAATTGGCTTAGATGTATTCATATGGAAGTTGCAGAGTTAATTGATTCTGCTCCTTGGAAACACTGGAAAAATATTAATGCAGAACCTGATATGAATAATGTTCATGTTGAGTTAGTTGATATTTGGCATTTTTTAATGTCTTATATTCTTCAAGAAACAAATGTTCCTAAAGCTGTATCTTTAGTAAATACACATTGTATTTATGAAGCAAATGAAGAAGTTGATGTTAAAGCTATGATAAAAGAAGCAGAAAAATTATCATATATTGCATTAGCTATTCAAACAAATAACATGCCTTCATTTAGTGGAATAGAGAGATTTATTGACCAATTCTTTAGATGTTGTAAAATCTCTGGATTATCTTTTACTTGGTTACAAAAACTTTATATTGGTAAAAATTGTTTAAATAAATTTAGACAAGACAATGGATATAAAGAGGGAACTTATATAAAAGAGTGGGATGGAAAAGAAGATAATGTTATTATGATTAATATTTTAAAACAGACTGAGAATGTAAGTTTTAAAGACCTTTATCAAAAACTAGATGACGCATATAAAAGTCTATAA
- a CDS encoding PAS domain-containing sensor histidine kinase — protein MKLLDYITIFQEDKNIIIDYWLDNKNVSGILVSKRIDKEFFSKEYASFVFDNYIKIIEDSSNMGKCPVMEELLKYFRYFNFSTVELFQICSSFKSAITRLTYDRKINSFELDKELDNIFELNFSDILSKYTQTVNEVEDKLIKTLSIVNKYIIMSKTNKEGIITEVSEGFCEVAGYKKDELLGRPHNIIRHPDMNSLLFKQMWQTILSGKIWHGEIKNKKKDGSNYWVYATIEPIFDKVQNIVGFYAISQDITSKKEYEEQQNILIEQSKSAAMGEMISMIAHQWRQPLQAVSILIQKLPLMKMIDGEITDDVINQVVDDVGIQLEYMSKTIDDFRDFFKPNKEKEIIRISSLINRTVEFLSYMLKVDAISLNLKIDDDVVLKIHINEIVQVLINIIKNARDIMVEKKIEDSLINIHCYCNDNFLVVDIEDNAGGIPENIISKVFEPYFSTKEKKNGTGIGLYMSKTIIEQHSLGKLSVSNSDLGAVFKIELPLI, from the coding sequence ATGAAATTACTTGATTACATTACTATTTTCCAAGAAGATAAAAATATTATTATTGATTATTGGTTAGATAATAAAAATGTATCAGGCATTTTAGTTTCAAAAAGAATAGATAAAGAATTTTTTAGTAAAGAGTATGCAAGTTTTGTATTTGATAATTATATAAAAATTATAGAAGACAGTTCCAATATGGGCAAATGCCCAGTAATGGAAGAACTACTAAAATACTTTAGATATTTTAACTTTTCTACAGTAGAACTTTTTCAAATATGTTCTAGTTTTAAATCAGCAATTACAAGACTTACATATGATAGAAAAATAAACTCTTTTGAGCTTGATAAAGAGTTAGATAATATTTTTGAATTAAACTTTTCAGATATTTTGTCAAAATATACTCAAACTGTAAACGAAGTTGAAGACAAACTTATTAAGACACTATCAATTGTAAATAAATATATCATTATGTCAAAAACAAATAAAGAGGGAATAATAACTGAAGTCTCTGAAGGTTTTTGTGAGGTTGCTGGATATAAAAAAGATGAATTATTAGGTAGACCTCACAATATAATTCGACACCCTGATATGAATAGTTTACTTTTCAAACAAATGTGGCAAACTATTTTATCTGGCAAAATATGGCATGGTGAGATAAAAAATAAGAAAAAAGATGGTTCAAATTACTGGGTTTATGCAACTATTGAACCAATTTTTGATAAAGTACAAAATATAGTTGGTTTTTATGCTATTAGTCAAGATATTACTTCTAAAAAAGAGTATGAAGAACAACAAAATATTTTAATTGAACAGTCAAAATCTGCTGCAATGGGTGAAATGATTTCAATGATTGCTCACCAATGGCGACAACCATTACAAGCTGTCTCTATTTTGATTCAAAAATTACCTTTAATGAAAATGATTGATGGTGAGATAACAGATGATGTCATAAATCAAGTAGTTGATGATGTTGGAATACAACTTGAATATATGTCAAAAACAATTGATGATTTTAGAGATTTCTTCAAGCCAAATAAAGAAAAAGAGATTATTAGAATCTCTAGCTTGATAAATAGAACAGTTGAGTTTTTATCTTATATGCTAAAAGTTGATGCAATAAGTTTAAATTTAAAAATAGATGATGATGTTGTTTTAAAAATTCATATAAATGAAATAGTGCAAGTTTTAATAAATATTATTAAAAATGCTAGAGACATTATGGTAGAGAAAAAAATTGAAGATAGTTTAATTAATATTCACTGCTACTGTAATGACAATTTTTTAGTTGTAGATATAGAAGACAATGCAGGCGGAATACCTGAAAATATAATATCAAAAGTTTTTGAACCATATTTTTCTACAAAAGAGAAAAAGAATGGAACAGGAATAGGGCTTTATATGAGTAAAACCATTATTGAACAACATAGTTTAGGAAAACTTTCTGTATCTAATTCTGATTTAGGTGCAGTTTTTAAAATAGAATTACCATTAATATAG
- a CDS encoding sensor histidine kinase: protein MPTNINNDIEVILNSLIEGTILVKNGFIENVNDSLIQILEYNSKDELIGNLATGVLIPSTTEKFLEFNKHIFQEVTLVSNNGDLIPAILKVNDIKIQNEEYKIVTIIDLREFREKDTLLFKQSRLAAMGEMISMIAHQWRQPLSAISSILAKLKIRSLKSQNEEIIKLNDEFDNISNYIQYMSKTIDDFRNFFKDDKQKEYLDIIEVVNIAVIMVKPILDSKNIKIDINKKENLNKIFTFKNELIQIILNILNNSIDAMEENNIKEGKINISFSHSEDYLRIIIADNAGGIPKHLISKIFEPYFTTKHEKNGTGLGLYMCKVILEKHFSGTINVKNIEKGSSFSIDIKI, encoded by the coding sequence ATGCCTACAAATATAAATAATGATATAGAAGTTATTTTAAACTCATTAATAGAAGGAACAATCCTTGTAAAAAATGGTTTTATTGAAAATGTAAATGATTCGCTCATTCAAATTTTAGAATATAATTCAAAAGATGAACTAATAGGAAATCTTGCAACTGGTGTTTTAATTCCTTCAACAACAGAGAAATTCTTAGAGTTTAACAAACATATATTTCAAGAAGTTACTTTAGTATCAAATAATGGAGACTTAATTCCTGCAATACTAAAAGTAAATGATATAAAAATACAAAATGAAGAGTATAAAATTGTTACAATAATTGATTTAAGAGAGTTTAGAGAAAAAGATACTTTATTATTTAAACAATCAAGACTAGCTGCAATGGGTGAGATGATTTCTATGATTGCTCACCAATGGCGACAACCGCTTAGTGCAATAAGCTCAATTTTGGCAAAACTAAAAATTAGAAGTTTAAAATCACAAAATGAAGAGATAATAAAACTAAATGATGAATTTGACAATATAAGTAACTATATTCAATATATGTCAAAAACTATTGATGATTTTAGAAACTTTTTCAAAGATGATAAGCAAAAAGAGTATTTAGATATTATAGAAGTAGTTAATATTGCTGTAATTATGGTAAAACCTATACTTGATTCTAAAAATATAAAAATAGATATTAATAAAAAAGAGAATTTAAATAAAATATTTACATTTAAAAATGAACTAATACAAATAATATTAAATATACTAAATAACTCTATTGATGCAATGGAGGAAAATAATATAAAAGAAGGGAAAATTAATATTAGTTTTTCTCATAGTGAAGATTATTTAAGAATAATAATCGCTGATAATGCAGGAGGAATTCCAAAACATCTAATCTCTAAAATATTTGAGCCATACTTTACAACAAAACATGAAAAAAATGGAACTGGTCTTGGATTATATATGTGTAAAGTTATATTAGAAAAACATTTTAGTGGAACAATAAATGTAAAAAATATAGAAAAAGGAAGTTCTTTTTCTATTGATATTAAAATATAG
- the dnaJ gene encoding molecular chaperone DnaJ, giving the protein MTEIDYYELLEVSKDADKSTIKKAYRKMAMKYHPDKNPDDTQAEEKFKAINEAYQVLSDEEKRAIYDRYGKAGLEGHGQGGGFSSAGFDDLSSIFEEMFGSAFSGGGGFGSRRQRKTYNYNLDIGIEVQVEFNEAVFGSKKDITYKYKDACSTCKGTGAKDGKLSTCSTCQGQGQVHMRQGFMTFAQTCPNCHGTGEAKAENCKKCSGTGYHEKEETFEVNIPEGVNDGNRIRVSKKGNIAPDGSRGDLYIQISVKEDSHFVRHGDDIYIEIPLFFTQVALGGKIKIPGLRNELELVIPQGAKDKQQFTFKGEGVKSVQGYGKGDLIVQIQITYPKSLNNEQKELLEKLQESFGIESKPHESSFENMFDKVKKWFS; this is encoded by the coding sequence TTGACTGAAATAGATTATTATGAATTATTAGAAGTAAGTAAAGATGCGGATAAAAGCACGATAAAAAAAGCTTATAGAAAAATGGCAATGAAGTATCACCCTGACAAAAATCCAGATGATACTCAAGCCGAAGAAAAATTTAAAGCAATAAATGAAGCATATCAAGTATTAAGTGATGAAGAAAAAAGAGCTATTTATGATAGATATGGTAAAGCAGGACTAGAAGGACACGGTCAAGGGGGTGGTTTTTCAAGTGCTGGTTTTGATGATTTAAGCTCAATTTTCGAAGAGATGTTTGGGTCTGCGTTCAGTGGTGGCGGAGGCTTTGGAAGTAGAAGACAAAGAAAAACTTATAATTATAATTTAGATATTGGAATTGAAGTACAAGTTGAATTTAACGAAGCTGTATTTGGTTCAAAAAAAGATATAACTTATAAATATAAAGATGCTTGTAGTACTTGTAAAGGTACAGGAGCAAAAGATGGTAAACTATCTACTTGTTCTACTTGTCAAGGTCAAGGTCAAGTTCATATGAGACAAGGTTTTATGACTTTTGCACAAACTTGTCCAAATTGTCATGGTACAGGTGAAGCAAAAGCTGAAAACTGTAAAAAATGTTCAGGTACTGGATATCATGAAAAAGAAGAGACTTTTGAAGTAAATATTCCAGAAGGTGTAAATGATGGAAATAGAATAAGAGTTTCTAAAAAAGGAAATATTGCACCAGATGGTTCAAGAGGTGATTTATATATCCAAATTTCAGTAAAAGAGGATTCACATTTTGTAAGACATGGTGATGATATTTATATTGAAATTCCACTATTCTTTACACAAGTTGCACTTGGAGGAAAAATTAAAATTCCAGGATTGAGAAATGAACTTGAATTAGTAATTCCTCAAGGAGCAAAAGACAAACAACAATTTACTTTTAAAGGTGAAGGTGTTAAATCTGTTCAAGGTTATGGAAAAGGTGATTTAATTGTTCAAATTCAAATAACTTATCCAAAATCTTTAAATAATGAACAAAAAGAGTTATTAGAAAAACTTCAAGAAAGTTTTGGAATAGAGAGTAAACCTCACGAATCTAGCTTTGAAAATATGTTTGACAAAGTTAAAAAGTGGTTCTCATAA